ACCCATCGAATGCCTGCATTACGCAATGAATTTGCCAACTTCAACAGTAATTACAGGTATTGAAAGTATGGAAATCTTGAATCAAGCCTTTGAAGCAGTACGCACATTTAAGCCAATGAGCCAGGAACAAGTCAAAGCACTACTCAAGCGCACTCGTGAGGCTGCTGCTAAGGGTCAGTATGAACTATTTAAAACTAGTAGTCAATTCGATAGTACGGCTAAGAATCCTGAGTGGTTGGGATAAAATACTATGTTGGATTTTGGATTATAAGTGATTTTCCAACAAAGATGCGATCGCTTCGGGATGCACTTTTTTAAATTCTTTTTGACCAAGTTGCAAAATACAGTTAGGTGCGCTATTGCAGCATTTTAAACAGCCTGTTTGCTCAATAGTCACTTTATCTTGCAATCCACGCTCACATAAAATCTTTTCTAATTCTGACAATAAACCTTTACCGCCCCTTTTGCGGCAACCAGATTTTTGACATACTAAAATTTTGGCTTTAGTTTGTTGGGGATTTTTTTGATTGGGACAAACTCCTAATGGTTTCACTCCATAAACTTTAAATTTGAGTTTACCAGTATGGGTGTTTAACTTGCTCAGACCAAATACGTGCAAAAGTTCGCCGGGTTGCAAGTTTACACCCAGGTATGCGCGCAGTTGTTTGGGAATTTTTAGCTGTACTTCCCCAGATGCGATCGCTAAACGCAAATATTTATATTCTCGTGATGAATCACTCAAAAAACCAAGGAATTGTCCTTCTAGATTAAATTCTGTTATTGTTAAATATTTGTCGCTCATTTTAAAATTTTGTTGGTGCTTAGAGGGTAGTAATTGAATGTTAGGAGTTGGTTGTTAGTAGATGATAGTTGGTTGTTTGTAGATGATAATTTATAGT
Above is a genomic segment from Fischerella sp. JS2 containing:
- a CDS encoding (2Fe-2S) ferredoxin domain-containing protein codes for the protein MSDKYLTITEFNLEGQFLGFLSDSSREYKYLRLAIASGEVQLKIPKQLRAYLGVNLQPGELLHVFGLSKLNTHTGKLKFKVYGVKPLGVCPNQKNPQQTKAKILVCQKSGCRKRGGKGLLSELEKILCERGLQDKVTIEQTGCLKCCNSAPNCILQLGQKEFKKVHPEAIASLLENHL